TAGCACCTTTATTTGCTACATCTAAAAAGTCCCAAGCTTTCATAACATCTGGTGCAGTTGAAGTTGCTCCATGTTTTTCCCAAAGAGATACATTTCTAGTTTTAAAAGCCTCAATTGTTACATCTGCCAGTGCGGCAGTACTAGATAAAGCATAAGGTGTACAGTGAATTCCTTTTGGAACAAATACTTTTACCTCTGGGCACATCATCCAAATTTGTCTGTTTAATTCTTCTTCATTATCAAATAATTCATGATGACTCATGCATATTAATTCTAAAGGGTGCGTATGAACAACGGCTAAATTCTCTGGGTTATGTATACTGTTGAATAAATGAATACTAGAATGAGAAATTAACTCGCAAGTCGGTCCAAAATTTTCTCTCTTTCCTCCCCAAACAATAGAGTAGCCAGTGGCATCATCATTAATTAAAAGAATACAAGAAACACTTTCTAAGTTATCTACTAAATCTCTTAAGTAGCAACCAGTACCAGTAATAAAAAGTACAAAACCTGCTGCTCCCTTAGGAAATTCAAAAGGTCTTTCAGTACCTATACCTTTTAAATCTTCTTTGTTAAAAAAAGATGTTAAATTCATAGAAATATTCCCAGCATTTCTTTCAGCCCATTCACGTTGCCATAAATAACCAGCAACAGTTGAGATTTGTTTTAGTTCTTTTTGTACTTCTACAGGAAGTTTTATATCGCTCATAAAAAAAATATTATTTAAATTATTCTTAGGGTGTAAAATTATAGTATGTAATAAGAAAAAAGAATATTTAAAATCTGTATATTTATGTATAATTTAAACATGATTTAAAAATGAAATTTGTAAACAATGTTGAGTTAGGAGATCCTTCAACTAAAAACCAAAACTTTATAGATATTAGAGTAAAGCTTTTATGTTGTAGATATTGGTATTTGGATTTGTGGGATTGTCATGATATGGTATTTCCTTTTTGGCGGATTTATTGGAATAAAAATGAAGGAGGACAACTCAAGTTACAGGATAGTGTTTATGAAATGACATCTGATTTTTTATATATTATTTCTCCTTTTACATCCTTTTCAACAAGGTATTTAAAACACCATAAGTATGATTCTGGAATTCAT
The window above is part of the Algibacter sp. L3A6 genome. Proteins encoded here:
- the rhaD gene encoding rhamnulose-1-phosphate aldolase yields the protein MSDIKLPVEVQKELKQISTVAGYLWQREWAERNAGNISMNLTSFFNKEDLKGIGTERPFEFPKGAAGFVLFITGTGCYLRDLVDNLESVSCILLINDDATGYSIVWGGKRENFGPTCELISHSSIHLFNSIHNPENLAVVHTHPLELICMSHHELFDNEEELNRQIWMMCPEVKVFVPKGIHCTPYALSSTAALADVTIEAFKTRNVSLWEKHGATSTAPDVMKAWDFLDVANKGAKMLMMCWAAGFKPAGLSNEQLIELEQFT